In a single window of the Silurus meridionalis isolate SWU-2019-XX chromosome 8, ASM1480568v1, whole genome shotgun sequence genome:
- the gjb10 gene encoding gap junction protein beta 10, which translates to MNWAFLQGLLSGVNKYSTAFGRIWLSVVFLFRIMVFVVAAEKVWGDEQKDFTCNTAQPGCHNVCYDHFFPISHIRLWALQLIFVTCPSLLVVLHVAYREERERKHRAKFGETCDRLYQNTGKKRGGLWWTYVLSLVFKMGVDASFVYLVYYMYEGYDFPTMVKCSETPCPNMVDCFISRPTEKRIFTLFMVVTSVVCILLSLFEILYLLCKRCNEGVRKLKGSRQVTRATSIHNVKNPNSLMDDKQMVDKVPSYTVSMSR; encoded by the coding sequence ATGAACTGGGCATTCCTCCAGGGTCTCCTAAGCGGGGTCAACAAATACTCGACTGCGTTCGGGCGCATCTGGCTGTCCGTGGTCTTCTTGTTTCGCATCATGGTGTTTGTCGTGGCTGcggagaaggtctggggtgacGAGCAGAAGGATTTCACGTGTAACACGGCCCAGCCGGGGTGCCACAACGTGTGCTACGATCATTTCTTCCCTATCTCGCATATTCGCTTGTGGGCGCTGCAGCTGATCTTTGTGACGTGCCCGTCGCTACTGGTGGTCCTGCACGTGGCGTACCGCGAGGAACGTGAACGCAAACACCGCGCCAAGTTCGGCGAAACCTGCGACCGCCTTTACCAGAACACGGGAAAGAAGCGCGGCGGACTCTGGTGGACCTACGTGCTCTCGCTGGTCTTCAAGATGGGTGTGGATGCTTCCTTTGTCTACCTGGTGTACTATATGTATGAGGGCTACGACTTTCCGACGATGGTGAAGTGTTCGGAGACGCCGTGCCCCAACATGGTGGACTGTTTTATCTCGAGGCCCACCGAGAAGAGGATCTTTACGCTCTTCATGGTGGTCACGAGTGTCGTGTGCATCCTGCTTTCGCTTTTCGAGATCCTCTACCTGTTGTGCAAGAGATGCAACGAGGGCGTCCGTAAGCTGAAGGGCTCCAGGCAGGTGACTCGTGCAACTTCTATCCACAACGTCAAGAACCCAAACTCACTGATGGATGACAAACAGATGGTAGATAAAGTGCCATCATATACAGTCTCAATGTCACGGTAA
- the gjb3 gene encoding gap junction protein beta 3, whose translation MDWKTFQALLSGVNKYSTAFGRIWLSVVFVFRVLVYVVAAERVWGDDQKDFDCNIRQPGCANVCYNDFFPISHIRLWALQLIFVTCPSLLVVMHVKYRDERERKYRAKHGPDAKLYDDTGKKHGGLWWTYLLSLFVKTGIEVAFLYILHHIYHSFHLPRVVKCKNFPCPNVVDCYIGRPTEKKLFTYFMVGASAVCIVLNICEIFYLLAKRISSCTKRMRRHPERSAPQYRPRYQDSNCTLPLQDLDTKPHYKNKNKLGVPSMDYKANYMRASAPNLSFA comes from the coding sequence ATGGACTGGAAGACGTTCCAGGCCCTCCTTAGCGGGGTGAACAAGTACTCGACGGCGTTCGGTCGCATCTGGCTCTCGGTGGTTTTCGTTTTCCGCGTCCTGGTGTACGTGGTGGCGGCAGAGCGGGTGTGGGGTGACGACCAGAAAGACTTTGACTGTAACATCAGGCAGCCGGGTTGCGCCAACGTATGCTACAATGACTTCTTCCCCATCTCGCACATCCGCCTGTGGGCGCTGCAGCTCATTTTCGTCACGTGCCCTTCGCTCCTTGTGGTCATGCACGTGAAGTACCGGGATGAACGAGAACGCAAGTACCGTGCCAAACACGGACCGGACGCCAAGCTTTACGATGATACAGGAAAGAAACACGGTGGCCTCTGGTGGACCTACCTACTCAGTCTCTTCGTCAAGACAGGTATCGAGGTGGCCTTCCTGTACATCCTCCACCACATCTACCATAGCTTTCATCTGCCGCGAGTCGTCAAGTGTAAAAACTTCCCATGCCCTAATGTGGTAGACTGTTACATCGGCCGGCCCACCGAAAAGAAGCTGTTCACCTACTTCATGGTAGGTGCCTCAGCCGTATGCATCGTCCTCAACATCTGTGAGATCTTTTATCTCCTGGCTAAGCGCATCTCAAGCTGTACTAAGCGGATGAGAAGACATCCGGAGCGATCTGCACCTCAGTACAGGCCTCGGTACCAGGATAGCAACTGCACGCTGCCCTTGCAAGACCTGGACACCAAACCACATtacaagaacaagaacaagctAGGTGTCCCATCTATGGATTACAAAGCTAATTACATGAGGGCTTCGGCTCCTAACCTTAGCTTTGCCTAA